A genome region from Deinococcus aerophilus includes the following:
- a CDS encoding phenylacetate--CoA ligase family protein — MTNTLSHGSTSPPGAAALLGRLRDLPLYRGTLRGLAQDTPWTELPFLTREQLTSAFEAGELAHPEAVRVHLTPHPGGGWLPEYATRADIDAHGQAAAAALARAGVRPGDHVQVAFGYHRFAGGWIMQDGLETLGAKTIPFGPGESEAQLDTLRKLGVRVLVSAPSFAQKLGEAGAHVELLISSGEPLTSIAGRRERVEAALGGVALDAYASSEAGLMALETPEKHGLRVVEDWVYLEVVDPESGRPVPDGERGELIVTHLTKQAMPLLRFRTGDLTRLERRPDGVYLPGGVFGNVGGMLKVKGVKLFPREVAFWLAGHGLDHTQHTLRLWSQAGADRVGLEVRGGRRDDLEAVQADFQRRFAMRLDTLSVLPDHGGAGVLDERT, encoded by the coding sequence ATGACCAATACACTTTCGCACGGTTCCACCTCGCCGCCCGGTGCCGCGGCCCTGCTGGGCCGACTCCGGGACCTTCCCCTCTACCGCGGGACCCTGCGCGGTCTGGCGCAGGACACCCCCTGGACCGAGCTGCCCTTCCTGACCCGCGAGCAACTGACCTCGGCCTTCGAGGCGGGAGAGCTGGCCCATCCCGAGGCCGTGCGGGTGCACCTCACGCCGCATCCGGGCGGGGGCTGGCTGCCGGAATACGCCACGCGGGCGGATATTGACGCGCACGGTCAGGCGGCGGCGGCGGCCCTGGCGCGGGCGGGCGTCCGGCCCGGCGACCACGTTCAGGTGGCCTTCGGCTATCACCGATTTGCGGGCGGCTGGATCATGCAAGACGGACTGGAGACCCTGGGCGCCAAGACCATTCCCTTCGGTCCCGGCGAGTCCGAGGCGCAGCTGGATACTCTCCGGAAACTGGGCGTGCGGGTGCTGGTCAGCGCCCCGAGCTTTGCGCAGAAGCTGGGCGAGGCGGGCGCGCACGTGGAACTGCTGATCTCCTCGGGCGAGCCGCTGACGAGCATCGCGGGCCGCCGCGAACGGGTGGAAGCGGCGCTGGGGGGCGTGGCCCTGGACGCCTATGCCAGCAGCGAGGCGGGTTTAATGGCCCTGGAAACCCCCGAGAAGCACGGCCTGCGCGTGGTGGAAGACTGGGTCTACCTGGAGGTGGTGGACCCGGAAAGCGGGCGGCCCGTACCGGACGGCGAGCGCGGAGAGCTGATCGTCACCCACCTGACCAAACAGGCCATGCCGCTGCTGCGCTTTCGCACCGGCGACCTGACCCGCCTGGAGCGCCGCCCGGACGGTGTGTATCTGCCCGGCGGCGTGTTCGGCAATGTGGGGGGCATGCTCAAGGTCAAGGGCGTCAAGCTGTTCCCGCGCGAGGTGGCCTTCTGGCTGGCCGGACACGGACTGGACCACACCCAGCACACGCTGCGGCTGTGGTCCCAGGCGGGCGCAGACCGGGTGGGCCTGGAGGTGCGCGGTGGGCGACGGGATGACCTGGAGGCTGTGCAGGCCGACTTCCAGCGGCGCTTTGCCATGCGGCTCGATACCCTGAGCGTCTTGCCGGACCACGGCGGCGCGGGGGTGCTTGATGAACGGACATGA